A window of Magallana gigas chromosome 8, xbMagGiga1.1, whole genome shotgun sequence genomic DNA:
TATATCTCACACTTAAGATTTCGATATTAGTTATAAGCTATCGTGATAACTGGAAGGAAGAAAATGATACGAAAAAGTATATCTGCAACATCGAAATACTTCAAgtatgatattatatgtcaatttgttaaaatgaaaaaaattgatcttATCAatgatgtattatttttttataaacaacttCTTTTGATTAATTCATATTTGATTTGCGAGTCTAATCTTAATTCTGATTTTGGAAAAGCAAATAACGCAAACATTTATTATGTTATAGATCCATTGGTCTACCATACCTCGCaagtcattatttattttttaattacaaaaaatatatttaaaatttcctcTGCATGGTTATCAgcatatttataaattacaccttttaaagaatttttgtattaaattacataatgccaataaaaagtaataaaatcatatatatcaAAATGCTCACTTCTACGtatgtttttgttattgatttaaagaTATATCATTGTACCTAAAGAATGATATATAAACTTTCAGACAAGTTAATTCAAATTTAGGAGACtgtctggtaaaaaaaaataaaccattaGATCtgcttttaaactttaaaagagaTGATTTCATTAGCCATAAACTATTGTTTTGTAATGACAAaatatacagagctcttcttcccAAGAAGGTTAATTTACCGGTAGTCTAAAAATGGTCGTAGACCATCCAGTCCTCTTTAACAAGACAAAAAACATAAACAGGTAAACTGTATAAAAGCTTACAATTTCAGTTGTCCCAAGAACAAGAAATTAATTCATAATTGGTTGGACTAATTGTACCTCGAATAGTGCAACTCCAAAGAACTTGGCGCCTGCGTGGGAGACGATGATTCGTCTGCTGTTTCCGTTGAACTGGACGCTCTCTATCGTGTTTTTGTGGCTGTCCACCCAGTACAACAGATTTTCCTTGTAATCTATCGCCATCCCACGAGGAGACAACATGTCGTCCGACACCACTGTCCTCCTGTTGAGTCCCAGTAGGTCCGATACTTCGATTTTCGGATAAAAACCCCAGTCACTCCAAAAGAGATATCTGAAATTTTGGGGggaaaaccttttttttttgtcaaatcttCAAACGTCATCAAAGTCAAAGGATAAGAGAGGctttgaaatgttaaaaaaaccctCGTTGTCcactcatatacatgtatgtataatgtAAATAAGCGATGATACCAAACAAAGCAGTTTTTAGTGAACCTGACATTTAGGAGTTAAATGACTGAATAACTATATATAGGAGCGTGTTAGAAGTACCATAGCTCAGCTGAAACATAATTACAGTGTTTTGTCGTTCAATGATCATCTTACAAACATATCAACGATAAAGTACATTTATCTTTTAAGTAAATGTATAGCTGTCTGCCAACACATCCACAAGATACCTACCCTTTCTGTGGATAAACCGCCAAACCATGTGGACTCTCCAGGTCTGTTTTGACAATCTGTCTGTAAAATGGATCCTCGTCTGTCTTGTTGTCTTTCAATGCTATCATCATAATTAAGTTGTATTTAGGATCCGCccaaaacagattattggagACCCAGTCTACCGCCATTCCGTCAATGCTCCCAGAGGTCCCCGTGTACAAGGTTTGGGTGGTGGTGGAGCGGTTGACCAGCATCAGTCCCTGGATCCGCTCCTTGCTCTTCTCGCTCCAGTATAACGTCTTCTGCCGGAAGTGGAATGCCAGCCCACGGAACTGCCACGCAGAGTGCGGCGCGCTGATGTGGCGCACGGTCACGTTTCCACTTGGTATCCACTCGTTGGGATCGCCTTCAATCCCAACAATCCTTGCTTTTCCGTTCACTAAAGGATTCATCGACCACACGAGGTTGGTTCCATGTCGAACTGTTACGGAATGTTAGACAAGTATTTAGTCTGTGCAGTGTAAACACACAAAGCACATATATGGTTTATCACACAATTCAGTTCAATACTGTATTTCAAcagaattttttgtatattttctttgTGTTAAAAATTATGGGTTAATTGTTTATTTGGGAACGATTACTAGTATAAACGGTGAATTATATTATATCTTCAtagaaaacgaaaaaaaaaaacaaaacaaaaacaaaagatgatCTTGTATCTCAAATAATATCCAAAAGCtcttatgattaaataaaaattaatgagAACCCAATTAAATTGATATCATACACTCTCCCCATGGAAACCCAAGTGCATGTATGTACCAATGACCCGCAAGTCTATTTAGTTAAAATATGAAGTTTACATTGACTTTAATAGTGAAAAAATCCATAAGACAGTCATTTTCTCTCAATATGTTGGTATATCAGTTATTTCCTATAACATCGTTAGAAGTATACCAAGACTCAACCAATGCACGAGTACCGCGTTTGTAATACGTCAAACAACGTTTGGGAGACTACTTCACATTAAACGTATTCCAGGGAAACAAACTTAATCATGTGTAGTTTAAACAAAAGAATTCCACTGACAGTTAATATTCGGGCCTCCTTATTATAAGTCAATCTCAAAGTGACACTTCAGTGTCCTCTCAGGAACAAAGCGTCCACGGAACCCCGCCCAAAACCCTCGACTCATCTCAACTCATCTCTACTCTTCTAACATTACTCTGACCCTTTTATAGTTCTGTGATGTACATATGAAGTGAATTACCTAGCATAACCTCCATTGTGGCTTATGGTGATCAGAAACTCTCAACAATTATCTTTCgaagaaaacaacaattttaaaagcttCCTTGGTCTTTATACTGTACAGTAACACAATGGCCAAAGGTTAAGGAGAAATACTTTAATGTTACATATATTTCTGCTCCTTCCCCTTTCTTTTCTCTTTGATTTCAAATTGAGCAATGAAACTTTTATGTTGATAGTACTTGTACTtgttcatatatttacaaatttattatgtacaagtcatttctGCTTTTCAGCCCATGTGTCCAGACTCTACATAATCCTAGTGAGATTTTTCTCAAGGCATTTTATATGTAAAAGGTTTACCTTCTTACTCTATAAAACGCTATGTGGTTTACATGtgcattgtataattttcatattagaTCTAAGAACGAGTAAGTATTTGACATTCGAGATTTTTTAATGACATGAAATGTGAACGTTAATTCAGACAAGAGGGCACGCGGACCAATATATAAGTTTTGGGCACGCGAACAAAAATATTACTGAGGGGCATGCGGGCCTAAAAATATTAGTTAGAGGCACGCGGGCCTAAATATAAGTTTGGGACATGCTGACCAAAATATAAGTTATTGGCACGCGGACCAAAATACGTTACGTAAAGGGCCAACGTTCTCTGAGGTCATTGCATCCTTCTTTTGAAGTAGGCAGTGGGTTTATGCTTATGACATGTATTATGTGTATGAACGTgtcaaatataatttattatacaccatatagaatatacaatctTGAGAGAAGAAAGAGCGAGAgggaacaattttcaaaaacattattGAAGTCGTAAGGAACATAAAATGAAACGGAATAAATTGCCTTCAAGTGCCATGTAATTGGGTCCATGCGTCAAAATAAAACTACTGCTTGTCCTTGATACCATGAGAGCATAAACAGTGTACATTATGACTTGAAGAGTGTGTTCACAGAAACAAAGAgcagaaaagaaaaacatttttaatggcGAAAGAAGTTTGATGCTTAATTTTTTACGATTTAAACTCATTGCATTTCTTGGAAACAAATCCAGGGCCCCAATATTAATTCACAATTgcataaaatttcataatttacttTGTTGGATTCTTTAAattcattcaataaaaaaaaaccccgaaaacttcTTATTTTGCGAATTTGAATTGTCATTCCATAACCAAGATTCAATAAGATAACCAGTACCAAAATCccatctttaaaaaacaatagaatttcatgattttcacttaCCTGAGTATCCAGTCTTTAGAATCAGTATAAAACAGCAACAGTACAATAAGAGTTCCATTTTTCTCTTTAATTATCGTGTCTCTCCACACAATTAACGTAAAGACATAAGGGGCACTGGGTCTGAGTTAATCCAATCTTCTGCCGAAGGAAGTCTCCGCCGAGTCGTTGTAACGCTGTAGTGGTCTATTTCCGGTTCATAAGTCGCGCTTAGCTGTCTTTACTTTTAAGAAGGATGACGAAATGACTTTGTTTATCCTGCTAGTCTTCCACTATACCGCCTCGatctcaaaaattatttattttgacattttggtCTATGAATGTTTTGACTTCGTAGTAGGCTTTGCACCTTGGCCTATAACCTGATATAAAGTCTGTTAATGCAATGCGagctggatttttttaaaataaaatattattttgctgcaaaaaccggTAATTAtgatatctacatgtaactttAACCTGTATAAGAAAATCATAAGAATAATAATTTAACAGGAAAAAATTTTCTACAAGGattattatgatacatgtatgaatttgcTTTTTAATCAGAGTCTCTAAATAGCTTTCCAACAAATATATGACTTACAGAATCTTATAAAccataattcttttattttaaattgagcggaaaatttcaattttacaatgGAAATTTCCAACATAAAAATTGCGGCTTATGTTGCTTCAATTAatcttttacaaataatatgACAGAAATGCCTATTCACTAATTGGTTATTGTCATTATTATCAagagaaaaaattatcatttacgTGTAGAATTGTGATCGGCAAACGCACGAAACCTTCGCAAAAATGTATTCGTAGACTTTATATTTTTTCGTAGAAATATTTCAAGAATCAGCTGAAAGGGTGCCTTTGTTTTATActgtaatgaaaatatttcaaaattctttttaataaattaattttttttataagccCCTAAACATTTCCAAAGTaagttgaaatacatacatCAGTTCAGGTACAGTAAAGCATAAGGTATCCGGAAGCCTCAGTTTACGGACTATTTTATTTGGCAACAGATTTTTTATTCGTTATTTTGTATGAATCTATATATTCAGAATTTCGTGTTTCGGATAAGGACAGTCTGGGATTTTTTTGTTActaaaaaaatcagtttaacTATAGATTCATCTTCATTTAGCTGGACGGTAAAATCTAATGATACTCCGCTTCAGGTGCTAAGGGACACCGgttgatattaatgtggataaaagattataattaaaacaaaataccttcactgtttaaaatattttaaattttaccaagaaatacgttttaatttttttttttttggaaaggtaaaaattttaaaagccccagcgggattcaaactcatgacttacaaatTCGCAGCGAGCCCTGTAACCCATAGCGCTACGCTGTTAAGTAACAGTTTTGGGAAagacaaaatttataaaatatgcttggttttattgtttaaatgtattttgatcGTATGTACGTCACAATATTGAGATGTCCCAAACCAAAATGCCCCTCTATTTCAAAGGAAGAATGTGCTTGATAAATCTGGTAagatttacattattttgtgttatttatattcaaaaaagttattttaaatgaaGTGTCTCGCAAATGTCTTGTTAGATTAAGTCAAAACCGGTAGTATAGGAAGAAAGTAAAGGAAAGCATGTCAACTGATCGGAAGTGGTATTGGTGGAAAATTGAAATGTCTAGAAATAGAGTCAAAAACACATAACGTAAATAGGCGTATTTCACACTTGGACACAATATATTTAGCTAGATTTATTTTAGCTATTGTTATAGTTTGGTTAATATCATATTTTCCTGACCAAATAACATTATATAGagggggttttttttgcattaaaaacaaggaaatttcaaagaacaatatttattttgaattgttgCTGTGCTATTTAGAATGAAAGGCAATAAACCCAGCATAAACACTCATTATAAccaaatatattatacatttatgacaacaatagacacatttcaAATCCGGACGCTCCACTTTTCCGGACGACTACAATAGGGATCGAAAGAGTCCGGATAACTGAGACcccactgtacatgtataaaaggtAAATGTATGCAATTGATAATTTAGCGTACCATatgggtatacatgtatacatgtacatacatgtatggacAATAatggtcaaaaatgaaaataaaatgatatttcatgttatcgtttattttaaaagttataatataaacgtacaaaaataaatcatgaagaTAAATAATCACATTCATTTGCTGCAAATCAATAACTTTATGGAAAGCTTTTAGCATTCAAGAATTCCAATGGTCTGTTATTCTCCAGTTGATTTATAAGTGACATTGGTTTCTTTGGTTAATATGCAATACAAGCAATATTTTGATTACATACTCGCCAATAACTAAATAATGTATAGATATAACAAAGATTTAGCTCTGTCCATTATTCATGCCACGAAGAGCTTTTGCAGCTCTCAGTTTATTCTTTGCTGAAGCAAACTTTTCAACGACCATTTTATTTTCCGGATCAATGTCCAGCTTTGAAGTATCCGTCACTATTCTGGCTTTTATAAAGCCCTTCATGATGGCGTCTTGCACCGGTAATCGGTCCTTGGTTACATTGTCTACATATTCTCCACTCTCTTTGTCCAAAATACCACTACTGAGGGCATCAGCAAACGACACTTTCTGATTAGTCTTTTTGTCCAAGACTCCGTGAACTGCGTACGTTCTTGTTGTGCTTTCTGCTTCCGGATGATCGCCGCCATTATGGTATTCCACCTTGACGAGGCCACTGGATATTGCGTCATCAATGCTAATCAACTCTCCGGTTTCAGTCCTATATGTAGAATCCGTCTTGTTTATGATTCCCTTACTTATAGCTTGTGGCAACGTCATTTCCTGTTCCGATGATGGGTCAATCACGTGACTTATCGTGTAGGGCCTATTTTCTTTAGTAGTTTTGATTGAGATGATACCATACGATTTTTTCTCTTCGCGAATTTTCTTTCGTGATGTAAATTCAAACATGATCTTGCCATCGTTCATGGCAGCAGTAATGGAACACACATCACCCGTGTCCGGATTTATGTACTGGTTTGTTGTCTGGTCGATGATTCCCAACATGATGGCTTCCTGCAGCGACAACTCCTTGTCATCATCACGTGGGTCGGTCACGGATGTGATCACGAACGTGGATCGCTCTTCTTCAACTGATGACATCACTTGATCTGTTGACGTCACCGTTGTTTCCTCGTATGTTTGATACGACTCCTCTTCCTCGTAGCCATCAAGGGCATCCAGCTCTCCCTCCTCTTGTTGCAGCGGCTGAAATGAACAGAAAATATTAGCATCGCTCAGACACACAAATACATTGAGATACAAGGTATACTTGAGTGGTAAAAAGTAAGCATTACCTGAACTTGGCAAACCAGAAGTTCATCCACCGGTTTTCTGTTTTCAGTCGGGAATGGTTCTTTTGGTGTCTCAAACAGTGTCACTGATGTCGCCTGAGTAAGATCCTCGTTTGATACGTCCAATGTCGTATCCCAAAACCTGTAGTTATTATTAACAACAGTACAGTGCCATATAGTCATCTAGGAATCAACTATATTATAAGAATCAATGTAGCAGTCATGTGTAAAAAAACCCAGCTTACTTTACGAAATGAGCCGACGTCACAAATTTGAGTTCATCCCATTTATCACAGACGAGCAAGAACTTTGGCGCCTTCAGAAGCTCCACAATTCCTTTGTATGTTTCCCAGTACGCCCAAAAATCCTGCATACCAAACatcaatttattcatttatcagCAACCAATATCGAATTTCAATAATTTGTCATTTTGAGGAGATCGAACTTACTTTGTAATTATTAAGGAGATCTTTGAGGGCTTTTATCTGCACAACAACTTGCGTTAACATCTCGGAATCTGCAAAATTGAGATTAACATAGTAGTCTGATGTTGTTTTGAATAAGAGCTTACTACACTAAGTGTAGCGTTCATAATTCGGCGTTTGTTTTGATGATAACGTAGTTGTCTGGTTTTTCGTTGAAATAAAGCTTTGAATACTGAGGATAGAATAATATCGTTTCAAATTGGTTTGGGATAAACGTAGTTAAACTTAAACTTCCAATAATGAGAGCAAATCCACGACGTTTGCTATAACCGTCACCTTGAGCTGTGGCCTTGCCATCCGTCTCCTCCAGGATCATGCGCAGTCGGAGAATCTTCTCCTGAAGCTCCTCAAATCCACCGTAACCGTTCCAGTTCTTGAGGAGCGTGTCCTCAATGTACTTCAGCACTCCCAGTAGCTCCTTTCTTTCTTTGTCATTCATGCATTGAAGCATCTGAATCTAAACGGGAAAAAgacaaatcaataaaattaatgaatttttttttatagatttcaaTTGCATATTCCGACAATGGTATTTAACAGAATCTGAAGACATCACCATTATGAGATGAATTAATGTCACAGATTTTGATTGCTATGTTTCACTCATTGTGTGTACACACCTCTTGGTCCGTCCAGTCTCTGAACACCAGACCCATGAACGCAATCATCTGGTAACCCAGCCTTTTGATGCTTGTGGTCCACATAGCTAGCAGTTGAATGCGAAGTCTGCAAACAGATAATAAGACCAAAAAATTAAGTCTGGTGGTTTGTGTCCCTTTTTTTGAAATTGGTTATTATTCAGAATCAGTGATCAGTGAGTAATACCTTATAACAGCTTCTAAGGCATCGCCAGATGGCCCTCTAATAAGGATTATAACAGACGGAACCAAAGCGGACTGACCGCGGGAATTCTTAACCTGAAAAGTTACAACACAATGAACACATGTATATAAGGTACTGTATTAACTTCATTGAACTTGCTTtagaaaaacttttatttaatacttgaacatatttttaaaaattaaatggatTGAGACATACCAGCCATTTTCCTTGCTTGCTATTGTCCAGAAGAGTCAATGTCTCTCCTTCATTAAATTCTATCTGTTGGGGGaaaaaatacattgaatttcgttaatttcagaaaaaatattaatgcacAGAACATAAGCGACGTACAAAGGAATGGTGTTTTCTTCagataaattttgaaacatatcaaAGGCACCTCGTTGGTTTTGTAGTCGGTAAGAGAGATAACAGGGCGTGGTTCCTGGATTTTTTCCAGCCTCGTTTGGATTGGAACTATGTCACGTGCTCTGTCAAACAAACTGTCAACTTTGCTTTGCCATTGTAAGTACGCCAAGAGCATGTCCTGCAAACGTTCAAAAATGTAATACTAAAACATCAAATTAATGAGTAAGCATACaattatcttgattttttttttaaaaatcgaggttatatagtttttatttactcggTGTATCAAAATCTTATTACATATAACATGTACGGGCCCTAATTCAGACAGTTCCAGTTTATCATTGGGAAGTACATGCGTGAGTCCTGGGGCGGGGAGGGGGAGTGGGAGTGGTCGGGGGCCCAAGCTTCAAACTTATTAAATTGAGATAGTAAATTTATCGACAATAGGCCTCGGGCCTCCTTCCCTCCCCAATCCCCCACCCGGCAAGCACAATTATCCCT
This region includes:
- the LOC105322228 gene encoding uncharacterized protein isoform X1; the encoded protein is MDAFKNKDFYFVGFECWPDYSLYVACFFIMLTFVIIWFYCRDAFRFAFKRRETQEYVSPVPQKKKMAKEDVQKCLEWLLNTQSELETDPFGICKAAILEASIRQQNRSTELLRYQDNIKRVMTRHKVSDDDTKEISNSYESAMAISSKRMSCMEVLNGIASLEEQVESLSHDFDARAVHLVNVGENNKHTGSKSQSNESLVKTAKNCHIAVRNNWRWIDTMLQCSQVHLRNAAMFHEFFHEVDEVEYWMNTTLSRIHLTFDRSKLSGDRSDVKVIQEEMKDMLLAYLQWQSKVDSLFDRARDIVPIQTRLEKIQEPRPVISLTDYKTNEIEFNEGETLTLLDNSKQGKWLVKNSRGQSALVPSVIILIRGPSGDALEAVIRLRIQLLAMWTTSIKRLGYQMIAFMGLVFRDWTDQEIQMLQCMNDKERKELLGVLKYIEDTLLKNWNGYGGFEELQEKILRLRMILEETDGKATAQDSEMLTQVVVQIKALKDLLNNYKDFWAYWETYKGIVELLKAPKFLLVCDKWDELKFVTSAHFVKFWDTTLDVSNEDLTQATSVTLFETPKEPFPTENRKPVDELLVCQVQPLQQEEGELDALDGYEEEESYQTYEETTVTSTDQVMSSVEEERSTFVITSVTDPRDDDKELSLQEAIMLGIIDQTTNQYINPDTGDVCSITAAMNDGKIMFEFTSRKKIREEKKSYGIISIKTTKENRPYTISHVIDPSSEQEMTLPQAISKGIINKTDSTYRTETGELISIDDAISSGLVKVEYHNGGDHPEAESTTRTYAVHGVLDKKTNQKVSFADALSSGILDKESGEYVDNVTKDRLPVQDAIMKGFIKARIVTDTSKLDIDPENKMVVEKFASAKNKLRAAKALRGMNNGQS
- the LOC105322228 gene encoding uncharacterized protein isoform X3; protein product: MAKEDVQKCLEWLLNTQSELETDPFGICKAAILEASIRQQNRSTELLRYQDNIKRVMTRHKVSDDDTKEISNSYESAMAISSKRMSCMEVLNGIASLEEQVESLSHDFDARAVHLVNVGENNKHTGSKSQSNESLVKTAKNCHIAVRNNWRWIDTMLQCSQVHLRNAAMFHEFFHEVDEVEYWMNTTLSRIHLTFDRSKLSGDRSDVKVIQEEMKDMLLAYLQWQSKVDSLFDRARDIVPIQTRLEKIQEPRPVISLTDYKTNEIEFNEGETLTLLDNSKQGKWLVKNSRGQSALVPSVIILIRGPSGDALEAVIRLRIQLLAMWTTSIKRLGYQMIAFMGLVFRDWTDQEIQMLQCMNDKERKELLGVLKYIEDTLLKNWNGYGGFEELQEKILRLRMILEETDGKATAQDSEMLTQVVVQIKALKDLLNNYKDFWAYWETYKGIVELLKAPKFLLVCDKWDELKFVTSAHFVKFWDTTLDVSNEDLTQATSVTLFETPKEPFPTENRKPVDELLVCQVQPLQQEEGELDALDGYEEEESYQTYEETTVTSTDQVMSSVEEERSTFVITSVTDPRDDDKELSLQEAIMLGIIDQTTNQYINPDTGDVCSITAAMNDGKIMFEFTSRKKIREEKKSYGIISIKTTKENRPYTISHVIDPSSEQEMTLPQAISKGIINKTDSTYRTETGELISIDDAISSGLVKVEYHNGGDHPEAESTTRTYAVHGVLDKKTNQKVSFADALSSGILDKESGEYVDNVTKDRLPVQDAIMKGFIKARIVTDTSKLDIDPENKMVVEKFASAKNKLRAAKALRGMNNGQS
- the LOC105322228 gene encoding uncharacterized protein isoform X2, which translates into the protein MWLRWTVQKKMAKEDVQKCLEWLLNTQSELETDPFGICKAAILEASIRQQNRSTELLRYQDNIKRVMTRHKVSDDDTKEISNSYESAMAISSKRMSCMEVLNGIASLEEQVESLSHDFDARAVHLVNVGENNKHTGSKSQSNESLVKTAKNCHIAVRNNWRWIDTMLQCSQVHLRNAAMFHEFFHEVDEVEYWMNTTLSRIHLTFDRSKLSGDRSDVKVIQEEMKDMLLAYLQWQSKVDSLFDRARDIVPIQTRLEKIQEPRPVISLTDYKTNEIEFNEGETLTLLDNSKQGKWLVKNSRGQSALVPSVIILIRGPSGDALEAVIRLRIQLLAMWTTSIKRLGYQMIAFMGLVFRDWTDQEIQMLQCMNDKERKELLGVLKYIEDTLLKNWNGYGGFEELQEKILRLRMILEETDGKATAQDSEMLTQVVVQIKALKDLLNNYKDFWAYWETYKGIVELLKAPKFLLVCDKWDELKFVTSAHFVKFWDTTLDVSNEDLTQATSVTLFETPKEPFPTENRKPVDELLVCQVQPLQQEEGELDALDGYEEEESYQTYEETTVTSTDQVMSSVEEERSTFVITSVTDPRDDDKELSLQEAIMLGIIDQTTNQYINPDTGDVCSITAAMNDGKIMFEFTSRKKIREEKKSYGIISIKTTKENRPYTISHVIDPSSEQEMTLPQAISKGIINKTDSTYRTETGELISIDDAISSGLVKVEYHNGGDHPEAESTTRTYAVHGVLDKKTNQKVSFADALSSGILDKESGEYVDNVTKDRLPVQDAIMKGFIKARIVTDTSKLDIDPENKMVVEKFASAKNKLRAAKALRGMNNGQS